The following are from one region of the Cetobacterium somerae ATCC BAA-474 genome:
- a CDS encoding thermonuclease family protein, whose translation MGDTITVLKDGEKVRVRFYGIDAPEKKQEYGIKSLDVLKKMIDGKIVEIDVKDKDQYSRVVGEVYYNGKNVNLYMLETGNAWWYKQYSKKNLEFAAAEEKAKLEGLGLWKEKNPTPPWEFRKKNKK comes from the coding sequence ATGGGAGATACGATAACTGTTTTAAAAGATGGAGAAAAAGTTAGAGTTAGATTTTATGGAATTGATGCTCCAGAAAAAAAGCAAGAGTATGGAATAAAGTCTTTAGATGTTTTAAAAAAGATGATAGATGGTAAAATTGTAGAGATTGATGTTAAGGATAAAGATCAATATAGTAGAGTTGTTGGAGAGGTTTATTATAATGGAAAAAATGTAAATCTTTACATGCTAGAAACAGGAAATGCTTGGTGGTATAAGCAATATTCTAAGAAAAATTTAGAATTTGCTGCTGCTGAAGAGAAAGCTAAATTAGAAGGATTAGGATTATGGAAAGAGAAAAATCCTACGCCACCTTGGGAGTTTAGAAAGAAAAATAAAAAATGA
- a CDS encoding ParA family protein translates to MGKVITIKNNKGGVGKSWLTLQLAHILSNIDNNKILVLTSDSQNNVMLYAGVDIEFNEGLENWLDKGDGDMVALRENLYYIPLTSSNFKRGFDKKLKILVERLKSEYDYILIDSVPILNIDKCFLELADSIVIPTMLDTASCKGILNLSNEVDLAKVKAIVPNKFSKTKSEKFWKNILGDFLKGNSIYFAEPIPQMAFLSELTHQGKTVLESSSKKIDEIQNSLIEIARVVS, encoded by the coding sequence ATGGGAAAAGTTATTACAATAAAGAATAATAAGGGTGGAGTTGGTAAATCATGGCTTACTTTGCAATTAGCTCATATTCTTTCAAATATAGATAATAATAAGATATTAGTTCTAACTTCTGACTCACAAAATAATGTAATGCTGTATGCAGGTGTTGATATTGAATTTAATGAAGGATTAGAAAATTGGTTGGACAAAGGTGATGGTGATATGGTCGCACTAAGAGAAAATCTATATTATATTCCGTTAACAAGCAGTAATTTCAAAAGAGGGTTTGATAAAAAATTAAAGATTTTAGTAGAAAGACTAAAATCTGAATATGACTATATTTTAATTGACTCAGTACCTATATTAAATATAGATAAGTGTTTTCTAGAACTTGCAGATAGTATAGTTATACCAACTATGTTAGATACAGCAAGCTGTAAGGGAATTTTAAATTTATCAAATGAAGTAGATTTAGCAAAAGTGAAGGCGATTGTGCCTAATAAATTTTCTAAAACAAAGTCAGAGAAATTTTGGAAAAATATATTAGGAGATTTTTTAAAAGGAAATTCAATTTATTTTGCGGAACCTATACCACAAATGGCATTTTTATCTGAATTAACACATCAAGGAAAAACAGTTTTAGAAAGCAGTTCAAAAAAAATAGATGAAATACAAAATAGTTTAATAGAAATTGCTAGGGTGGTGTCTTAA